From a region of the Methanolobus tindarius DSM 2278 genome:
- the moaA gene encoding GTP 3',8-cyclase MoaA, which translates to MSLPEATELLTDSYGRTVRSLRMSITDRCNLNCIYCHNEGHIGHSKEMSVDTIVDIVKVGSRFGINRLKISGGEPLLRKDLEEALVRLPDMRDVSMTTNAVLLKDRASSLKDAGLDRVNISLDSLDPGKYHTITNCGKGTFDKVLDGIHEAVDVGLTPVKLNMVLLKDLNDNEIKDMLDFTRGYGGDVILQLIELMDFRDLPQYRIDANEVERSLMSVSSDVKVRELHKRKKYIINGAEVEFVRPVDNTEFCANCNRLRVTADGKLKPCLLVSDNMVDVSEASIEELPDLFRLAVSRRIPFCKS; encoded by the coding sequence ATGTCTCTCCCGGAAGCGACAGAACTTCTCACTGATTCTTACGGACGTACAGTCAGAAGTCTGAGGATGTCTATAACTGATCGCTGTAATCTCAATTGCATCTACTGTCATAATGAAGGCCACATAGGTCACAGCAAAGAGATGTCAGTGGACACTATTGTTGATATCGTGAAAGTAGGATCTCGTTTTGGAATTAACAGGCTGAAGATTTCCGGTGGTGAACCACTTCTTAGAAAAGACCTTGAGGAAGCTCTTGTACGGCTTCCTGATATGAGGGATGTTTCCATGACAACCAATGCCGTTCTGCTAAAGGACAGGGCATCATCTCTTAAAGATGCAGGTCTTGACAGGGTTAACATCAGTCTTGACTCACTTGATCCGGGTAAGTATCACACTATTACTAATTGCGGAAAGGGAACTTTTGATAAAGTGCTTGATGGAATACACGAGGCAGTAGATGTTGGTCTCACCCCGGTTAAACTCAACATGGTCCTGTTAAAAGATCTTAATGACAATGAGATCAAAGATATGCTGGACTTCACGCGCGGATATGGCGGAGATGTAATCTTACAGTTGATAGAACTCATGGATTTCAGGGATCTTCCTCAGTACAGGATAGATGCTAACGAAGTAGAACGTTCATTAATGTCAGTTTCTTCTGATGTTAAGGTGCGTGAGCTACATAAAAGGAAAAAATATATTATCAATGGTGCAGAAGTCGAATTTGTCAGACCTGTTGACAATACTGAATTCTGTGCAAACTGCAATCGTTTAAGGGTCACAGCAGATGGAAAACTAAAACCCTGCCTTCTGGTAAGTGACAATATGGTTGATGTATCAGAAGCCAGCATTGAAGAGTTGCCTGATCTTTTCAGGCTTGCTGTCAGCAGGAGAATACCATTCTGTAAAAGTTGA
- a CDS encoding cobyrinate a,c-diamide synthase: MTNAVLLAGTNSGVGKTTVSMGIMAALKRREMEVQPFKVGPDYIDPTYHTAICGKPSRNLDTFMMQVDGVKNTFSKYSKSTDINIVEGVMGLFDGMDATEIASSAHVAKSLGLPVILIVNVHGMSRSAAAIVKGFSQFDPDVKIAGVILNKVGSPRHSQMIIDSIPDIPVVGTLPRNKDVTVPSRHLGLYMADELDFDTESLATFIEENIDLDAIIELSKTAPDYEAPEKEEDLETDLKIGIAYDSAFCFYYQDMFEAFKNAGAEIEFFSPMKGELPDVDGFYFGGGYPELYISELEKSKTTKALKDLSAEGMPMYGECGGLQYMSTSYEIDGTVYRMADVLPAETVQTKKLQALGYTEGVANGDFIKGTIRGHEFHYSATYCDNDAKLAYEMKRGKGIVDGKDGLTEYNSLASYTHAHPATFPVKSFVEKCREYSKR; this comes from the coding sequence ATGACAAATGCAGTGTTGCTTGCAGGCACCAACAGTGGCGTTGGAAAAACTACGGTTTCCATGGGCATTATGGCTGCCCTGAAAAGAAGAGAGATGGAAGTTCAGCCGTTCAAGGTGGGACCTGACTACATAGATCCAACATACCATACAGCTATCTGCGGCAAGCCATCAAGAAACCTTGATACATTTATGATGCAGGTTGATGGCGTAAAAAACACCTTTTCAAAGTATTCCAAGAGTACTGACATCAACATTGTTGAAGGTGTCATGGGACTCTTTGACGGAATGGATGCTACTGAGATAGCAAGTTCCGCACATGTTGCTAAATCACTTGGGCTACCAGTGATACTTATTGTGAATGTACACGGGATGTCAAGAAGTGCCGCAGCTATTGTCAAGGGATTTTCCCAGTTTGATCCGGATGTGAAAATTGCCGGAGTTATCCTGAACAAGGTTGGAAGTCCAAGACATTCACAGATGATAATAGATTCAATTCCTGACATACCTGTTGTTGGAACACTGCCCCGCAACAAGGACGTTACTGTACCTTCCCGCCACCTTGGATTATACATGGCAGATGAACTGGATTTTGATACGGAAAGCCTGGCTACATTTATTGAAGAGAATATTGACCTTGATGCCATAATAGAGCTTTCTAAAACAGCACCTGATTATGAAGCACCTGAAAAGGAGGAGGATCTCGAAACAGACCTGAAAATCGGAATTGCGTATGATAGTGCTTTTTGTTTCTACTATCAGGACATGTTTGAGGCTTTTAAAAATGCAGGCGCAGAAATTGAGTTTTTCAGCCCCATGAAAGGAGAACTTCCTGATGTGGATGGATTCTACTTTGGCGGAGGCTATCCTGAGCTTTACATTTCAGAACTTGAGAAGTCTAAAACAACAAAAGCACTCAAAGACCTTTCAGCAGAAGGTATGCCAATGTATGGAGAATGTGGCGGCTTACAATATATGTCCACATCATATGAGATAGATGGAACAGTATACAGGATGGCTGATGTGCTACCTGCTGAAACCGTCCAGACTAAAAAGCTTCAGGCACTTGGCTACACTGAGGGAGTTGCAAACGGCGACTTCATCAAAGGAACTATTCGAGGACATGAATTCCACTACTCTGCAACTTACTGTGACAATGATGCCAAGCTTGCTTATGAGATGAAAAGAGGAAAAGGAATTGTCGATGGTAAGGACGGTCTCACTGAATACAATTCACTTGCAAGCTATACTCATGCACATCCTGCGACATTCCCTGTGAAGAGTTTTGTTGAGAAGTGCAGGGAATATAGCAAAAGATAA
- a CDS encoding PEF-CTERM sorting domain-containing protein, protein MKKLNVITVLALILLISSANASAKHCYPDDGTYCGTLSGTYTPDVKKDNPLYGATFTLEADFKADLESKMITITNINTSGSNPAIDENTLNVIATFENNGFIKVVATGKCGMGYPFYGEMIVDPCDFGIKSNSGYVIVPELNRETTKYDLKGDFTLDVEECCEELPDGTYCGTLEGTYYSQDVQGVFKLKADIQADFNSGIIRITNVDTTGSTPEIDEESLNVVAILNEDTGIITVTATGTCGMGYPFYGEMLIKACDFSILSSSGYVRIPLTTGGYKQYDLTGDFALDIGECCKELPDGTYCGTLEGTYYSQDVQGVFKLKADIQADFNSGIIRITNVDTTGSYPEIDEGSLNVVAMLNEDTGIITVTATGTCSMGYPFYGEMLIKACDFSILSSSGYVRIPLTTGGYKQYDLTGDFSLDIGKCGQTEVPEFPTIALPVAAIIGLTFFMQRRKN, encoded by the coding sequence GTGAAGAAATTAAATGTAATAACTGTACTCGCATTGATACTATTGATATCAAGTGCTAATGCAAGTGCTAAACACTGTTACCCTGACGATGGAACATACTGTGGGACGTTAAGTGGGACATACACACCTGATGTAAAAAAAGATAATCCATTATATGGGGCAACATTTACCCTGGAAGCTGACTTTAAGGCTGACCTTGAAAGTAAGATGATAACTATCACGAATATAAATACAAGTGGCAGTAATCCCGCAATTGACGAAAATACCTTGAATGTTATTGCGACTTTTGAGAATAATGGATTCATTAAGGTAGTTGCTACAGGAAAATGTGGAATGGGTTATCCATTCTATGGAGAAATGATTGTAGACCCATGTGACTTTGGTATCAAATCAAATTCTGGATATGTAATTGTACCAGAATTAAATAGGGAGACAACAAAATATGACCTCAAAGGAGATTTCACACTGGACGTAGAAGAATGCTGCGAGGAACTACCTGATGGCACCTACTGCGGAACCTTAGAAGGAACCTATTATTCACAGGATGTACAGGGAGTGTTCAAATTAAAAGCAGACATACAGGCAGACTTCAATAGTGGAATAATAAGAATAACAAATGTAGATACCACAGGAAGCACTCCGGAAATTGATGAGGAAAGTCTGAATGTAGTTGCGATACTGAATGAGGATACAGGAATAATAACAGTAACTGCAACAGGAACATGTGGTATGGGATACCCGTTCTATGGAGAAATGCTGATTAAAGCATGTGACTTCAGCATACTGTCAAGTTCAGGATACGTAAGGATTCCACTTACAACAGGCGGATACAAACAATATGATCTAACCGGAGATTTTGCACTGGACATCGGAGAATGCTGCAAGGAACTACCTGACGGCACCTACTGCGGAACCTTAGAAGGAACCTATTATTCACAGGATGTACAGGGAGTGTTCAAATTAAAAGCAGACATACAGGCCGACTTCAATAGTGGAATAATAAGAATTACAAATGTAGATACCACAGGAAGCTACCCGGAAATTGATGAGGGAAGTCTGAATGTAGTAGCGATGCTGAATGAGGATACAGGAATAATAACAGTAACTGCAACAGGAACATGCAGTATGGGATACCCATTCTATGGAGAGATGCTGATTAAAGCATGTGACTTCAGCATACTGTCAAGTTCAGGATACGTAAGGATTCCACTTACAACAGGCGGATACAAACAATATGATCTAACCGGAGATTTTTCATTGGACATTGGTAAATGTGGGCAAACTGAAGTCCCGGAGTTCCCAACAATTGCACTACCTGTAGCAGCAATTATTGGACTTACATTCTTCATGCAGCGCAGAAAGAACTAG
- a CDS encoding PEF-CTERM sorting domain-containing protein yields MRKLSILICAALLLTMAQTASAMVVAPTEFADGCYCVKLEGSYGVPAPASVQLAPNGYEIQVDAQVCKNGEDIDVTILSSNPGVTIDELEFISLYQEFIEISANGTCAMGHTFNGTMYLTGDGQNYASTYATGTLDGQIPLVGDFTVTINECENSIPEFPTIALPVAAIIGLAFFMQRRKD; encoded by the coding sequence ATGAGAAAATTGAGTATATTAATATGTGCAGCATTGCTGCTCACAATGGCACAGACAGCAAGTGCCATGGTAGTAGCTCCTACAGAGTTTGCTGACGGATGTTATTGTGTGAAACTTGAAGGTTCTTATGGAGTTCCTGCACCTGCAAGTGTGCAGCTGGCACCTAATGGCTATGAAATTCAGGTAGATGCCCAGGTCTGTAAAAATGGAGAAGACATAGACGTTACGATCCTTAGTAGTAACCCAGGAGTTACTATTGACGAACTTGAATTTATCAGCCTTTACCAGGAATTTATTGAGATAAGTGCTAATGGAACATGTGCAATGGGACACACTTTCAATGGTACAATGTATCTGACAGGTGACGGACAGAACTATGCATCAACATACGCAACAGGCACACTTGACGGCCAAATCCCACTTGTAGGTGATTTCACAGTAACCATTAACGAATGTGAAAACTCCATCCCGGAATTCCCAACAATTGCACTCCCTGTGGCAGCAATAATAGGACTTGCATTCTTCATGCAGCGCAGGAAGGACTAA
- the priL gene encoding DNA primase regulatory subunit PriL, whose amino-acid sequence MDEKDFALYPYLSGASAHVKSLGISLDRLVTSRAMESARIRGKERVMQAIEGELFKPSLSASDEQKILLELLSYPFSRILVSCIDDSFLIRRYCLAEAVASYKLLKTMDLDFLEEFASDFSVYPDNSDSGFKLHFTSYIRMASSLKAIEWKLVNRKLHHGSVNVSKEEFSRLLQELIKERVEHNLPMPVNEELVHSCEPYLADIRELLEERKSTFGDSEFESVETDLFPPCITQAIANTQAGVNLAHSMRFAMTAFLLTIGMTVDDIMNLFTASPDFDIEKARYQIEHIAGSSGTHYKPPSCSTMQTYGNCYAPDDMCKKISHPLNYYSRKVWFRKRDAQKAAENVGPDIKSAEKK is encoded by the coding sequence ATGGATGAAAAAGATTTTGCACTATATCCTTATCTTTCCGGGGCATCTGCGCACGTAAAGAGCCTCGGAATATCCCTTGACCGCCTGGTCACTTCCAGGGCCATGGAATCCGCACGGATTCGTGGAAAGGAACGTGTCATGCAGGCGATTGAAGGTGAGTTGTTCAAGCCTTCTCTTTCTGCGTCAGATGAGCAGAAAATATTGCTGGAACTACTTTCCTATCCATTTTCAAGAATTCTTGTTTCATGTATCGATGATTCTTTCCTTATTCGCAGGTATTGTCTTGCAGAAGCGGTTGCTTCATATAAACTCTTAAAAACAATGGATCTTGATTTTCTAGAGGAGTTTGCATCTGATTTTTCCGTATACCCAGATAATAGTGATTCTGGCTTTAAGCTTCATTTTACCTCATATATCAGAATGGCAAGTTCTCTTAAGGCTATTGAATGGAAACTGGTTAACAGAAAGCTCCACCATGGAAGTGTGAACGTTTCAAAAGAAGAGTTCTCACGTTTGTTACAGGAACTAATAAAAGAGCGTGTTGAGCATAATCTGCCTATGCCTGTAAATGAAGAGCTTGTGCACTCCTGTGAGCCGTATCTTGCAGACATAAGAGAACTGCTTGAAGAAAGAAAGAGTACTTTCGGTGATTCTGAGTTTGAATCGGTTGAGACTGATCTGTTCCCTCCATGCATTACACAAGCCATAGCTAATACCCAGGCAGGCGTGAATCTTGCTCATTCTATGAGATTTGCCATGACCGCCTTCCTGTTGACCATAGGTATGACCGTGGATGATATAATGAATCTCTTTACCGCGTCACCGGATTTTGACATCGAAAAAGCCCGCTATCAGATAGAGCATATTGCCGGTTCTTCAGGTACTCACTACAAGCCACCATCCTGTTCAACCATGCAGACCTACGGTAACTGTTATGCACCTGATGATATGTGCAAGAAAATAAGCCATCCTCTCAATTATTACAGCCGCAAGGTCTGGTTCAGGAAAAGGGATGCCCAAAAAGCTGCCGAAAATGTTGGTCCTGATATTAAATCTGCAGAGAAAAAGTAA
- a CDS encoding DNA polymerase sliding clamp: MFKATIDADILKTAIETLSVLVDEARFRISPEGIVVRAVDPANVAMVSFDLSSSAFDEFNADDSEIGMDLSKINDIFSVAGRDEKVVMELDEMSQKMSLHLGGLSYTLALLDPSTIRAEPRIPQLELPAEVVLNGKDLQRAVKAAEKISDHMLLGIDEDVFYMEAEGDTDRVRLDMTRDSLIDLKSGEARSLFSLDYLSDIVKPASRSNEVTVELGKDFPVKIGFTIANGAGKIGYLLAPRIESD, from the coding sequence ATGTTCAAGGCAACTATTGATGCAGATATTTTAAAGACTGCAATTGAAACTCTTTCGGTTCTTGTTGATGAAGCACGTTTCAGGATATCTCCTGAAGGCATAGTAGTCAGGGCTGTAGATCCTGCAAATGTAGCTATGGTAAGTTTTGATCTAAGCTCAAGTGCTTTTGATGAATTCAATGCTGATGATTCCGAGATAGGCATGGACCTGTCAAAGATCAATGATATTTTCAGTGTTGCAGGCAGGGATGAAAAAGTTGTCATGGAACTTGATGAGATGTCCCAGAAAATGTCATTGCATCTTGGTGGTCTCTCTTACACTCTGGCCCTGCTTGACCCTTCAACCATCAGGGCGGAACCAAGGATTCCACAGCTAGAGTTGCCTGCTGAGGTTGTCCTTAACGGAAAAGACCTCCAAAGGGCTGTAAAAGCTGCTGAGAAGATTAGTGACCATATGCTCCTTGGAATTGATGAGGATGTCTTTTACATGGAAGCTGAAGGTGACACAGACCGTGTCCGTCTTGACATGACCCGTGACAGTCTGATTGACCTGAAATCAGGTGAGGCACGTTCACTTTTCTCACTGGACTATCTTTCCGATATTGTAAAACCTGCCTCACGTTCCAATGAAGTGACCGTTGAGCTTGGAAAAGATTTCCCTGTGAAGATTGGCTTTACCATTGCAAACGGTGCAGGAAAGATCGGTTATCTTCTGGCCCCAAGGATCGAATCTGACTGA
- a CDS encoding transcription factor S — protein sequence MEFCPECKSMMFPSGDSFKCRKCGFVKGKQQGSEVLVSKESREKRDVTVLEGNVDQGLPTTSVRCEECGHNVAYWWLRQLRSADESETRFFKCTKCGCTWREYD from the coding sequence ATGGAATTTTGTCCCGAATGTAAAAGTATGATGTTCCCTTCAGGTGATTCATTCAAGTGCAGAAAATGTGGTTTTGTAAAGGGAAAACAGCAAGGTTCTGAGGTACTTGTGTCAAAAGAATCCAGGGAAAAGAGGGATGTCACTGTGCTTGAAGGAAATGTAGACCAGGGTCTTCCTACAACCTCCGTAAGGTGCGAAGAATGTGGGCACAACGTTGCATATTGGTGGTTGCGCCAGCTTAGATCTGCTGATGAATCCGAAACGCGTTTCTTCAAATGCACAAAGTGTGGCTGTACCTGGCGTGAATACGACTAA
- a CDS encoding NUDIX domain-containing protein, which produces MPPNTPKLTVDAVIIFNGKIVLIQRKNPPYKEKFALPGGFVEIGETTEEAVVREVLEETGLTIEIVKLLGVYSEPSRDPRGHTVSVVYLTRGEGEPRADSDAKAVQLFDLSDIPQIAFDHNLIIDNARSDIYGILSRM; this is translated from the coding sequence ATGCCACCCAATACGCCAAAACTTACAGTTGATGCGGTAATCATCTTCAACGGAAAAATAGTTCTTATTCAGCGAAAAAATCCTCCCTATAAAGAAAAATTTGCACTTCCGGGAGGGTTTGTGGAAATTGGTGAGACCACAGAAGAAGCTGTTGTGCGTGAGGTTCTTGAAGAAACAGGCCTTACAATAGAAATAGTTAAGTTACTTGGGGTATATTCTGAACCTTCGCGCGATCCCCGAGGGCACACGGTAAGCGTAGTTTACCTGACCCGGGGAGAAGGTGAACCCAGAGCAGATTCAGATGCAAAGGCGGTACAACTGTTTGATTTATCGGACATACCGCAAATAGCTTTTGACCATAACTTAATAATAGATAATGCGAGAAGTGATATTTATGGAATTTTGTCCCGAATGTAA
- a CDS encoding amino acid permease yields MMSENTDEPKEKNLQEKVEEQKGQVPGKKLFGTVEGVFIPTLLTILGVIMYLREGWVIGNAGLLGAWLIILIAFGITLSTALSLSSITTNIRIGAGGAFSIISQSLGLEVGGSIGIPLYISQSLAVAMYIFGFRAGWLWMFPDHSPIVVDFAAFALLFIIAYISASLAFRIQYVILAIIISSLVSILWAASSGSMQEPITWWGSFSGSPESGFAGIGFWGVFAVFFPAATGIMAGANMSGELKNPRKSIPVGTLAAIVLSLVIYLLIAYWLARSASTDELLNNYTIMAEKAAWAQLIVAGLLGATFSSALSSIVGAPRILQALAKHQILPASDWFGKSSGSGEPRNAMIFTGAIVFLALLLRDLNAIAPLITMFFLITYAMINIVVLIEQNLKLISFRPLFKIPMLVSIIGAIGCVFVMVIVNPTFTILAFMVVLVIHAYLLKKHLKAPFGDVRSGLFVAVAEWAAKQSNRIAPSNERTWKANLLIPVRNPNILTGAFNIIKDITYPKGSVKLLGLLGEVEESDLNSRLIDLTNSFRKRGVFSSWTLIDTKEFDKSLIAGMEALTGSFFRPRVLFIHMNSFEGRETKLRDVIQKASKRNIGVLLLAVHPETVYGRQNSINLWINDRSPDWDISMDLGNQDLAILIAYKLKKNWKASLKMISCVKEQYNNYKAEQYLENLSELARIPNVSTKILLGDIESSTGNAPQASINVFSMEPDVDFDFVRKTVEDTGSSCLFALDSGEENALA; encoded by the coding sequence ATGATGTCTGAAAATACTGATGAACCGAAGGAAAAAAACCTGCAGGAAAAAGTTGAAGAACAAAAAGGTCAGGTTCCTGGTAAAAAATTATTTGGTACTGTTGAAGGAGTATTCATTCCAACCCTCTTGACGATTCTGGGAGTTATAATGTACCTCAGAGAAGGCTGGGTCATTGGTAATGCAGGGCTCCTTGGTGCCTGGCTGATAATACTGATAGCCTTTGGGATTACCCTTTCCACAGCACTTTCATTATCATCTATTACAACCAATATCAGAATCGGAGCAGGAGGAGCCTTTTCAATAATATCGCAATCCCTTGGTCTGGAGGTTGGAGGAAGTATTGGAATACCCCTGTATATTTCACAAAGCCTTGCCGTTGCGATGTATATATTTGGATTCCGTGCCGGCTGGCTCTGGATGTTCCCCGATCATTCACCCATAGTAGTTGACTTTGCTGCTTTTGCACTCCTCTTCATTATTGCCTACATAAGTGCTTCACTGGCATTCAGAATACAATATGTTATCCTTGCAATTATAATCTCATCACTTGTATCCATACTGTGGGCTGCCTCATCAGGTTCCATGCAGGAACCAATTACATGGTGGGGGTCATTCTCCGGATCACCGGAATCTGGATTTGCAGGAATAGGATTCTGGGGAGTTTTTGCTGTATTTTTCCCGGCAGCTACAGGCATAATGGCAGGAGCGAATATGTCAGGGGAACTTAAAAACCCCCGTAAGAGTATACCTGTGGGAACTCTTGCTGCGATAGTATTGAGTCTTGTGATATATCTTTTAATTGCATACTGGCTTGCAAGATCTGCAAGCACCGATGAACTCCTGAACAATTATACAATTATGGCAGAAAAGGCAGCATGGGCACAACTGATTGTGGCGGGCCTTCTGGGAGCCACTTTTTCCTCAGCTCTGTCTTCCATTGTTGGCGCCCCGCGAATCCTCCAGGCACTTGCTAAGCACCAGATACTCCCAGCAAGTGACTGGTTTGGGAAAAGTTCAGGATCAGGGGAACCCAGAAATGCAATGATATTTACCGGTGCAATTGTTTTTCTTGCACTATTGTTACGTGATCTCAATGCTATTGCGCCTCTAATAACAATGTTTTTCTTAATAACCTATGCAATGATCAATATTGTTGTACTCATTGAGCAGAACCTGAAACTTATAAGTTTCAGACCTCTTTTCAAAATACCAATGCTGGTATCCATAATAGGTGCCATAGGATGTGTCTTTGTGATGGTTATTGTAAATCCTACATTCACAATCCTGGCTTTTATGGTGGTGTTGGTAATACATGCATATCTTCTTAAAAAACACCTTAAAGCGCCTTTTGGAGACGTACGTAGTGGCCTTTTTGTAGCGGTTGCCGAATGGGCTGCAAAACAAAGTAACAGGATAGCACCTTCCAATGAAAGAACCTGGAAAGCAAACCTGTTGATACCTGTAAGAAACCCTAACATATTAACTGGTGCTTTTAACATTATAAAAGACATTACATATCCGAAAGGTTCTGTCAAACTACTCGGGCTTCTCGGAGAAGTGGAAGAAAGTGATCTGAACTCCCGTCTTATTGACCTGACAAATTCTTTCCGCAAAAGAGGAGTTTTTTCTTCATGGACACTTATTGATACTAAAGAATTTGATAAAAGCCTTATAGCCGGAATGGAAGCACTCACAGGATCATTTTTCAGACCAAGAGTCCTTTTTATCCACATGAACAGTTTTGAAGGGCGTGAAACCAAACTTCGCGATGTAATCCAGAAGGCTTCAAAACGTAACATCGGAGTACTGTTGCTTGCAGTGCACCCGGAAACAGTTTACGGAAGGCAGAACTCAATAAACCTCTGGATTAACGATCGTAGTCCTGACTGGGATATCAGCATGGATCTGGGAAATCAGGATCTTGCCATCCTGATCGCTTACAAGCTTAAGAAAAACTGGAAAGCTTCCCTTAAAATGATCAGTTGTGTAAAGGAGCAGTATAATAATTATAAAGCAGAACAGTATCTAGAGAACCTTTCGGAGCTGGCAAGAATACCTAATGTCAGTACAAAGATATTGCTTGGAGACATTGAATCCAGCACAGGCAACGCACCTCAGGCTTCAATCAATGTTTTTAGCATGGAACCGGATGTTGACTTTGATTTCGTTCGAAAAACTGTTGAAGATACAGGTTCTTCATGTCTGTTTGCTCTTGATTCCGGAGAAGAAAATGCCCTTGCATAA
- the artA gene encoding archaeosortase A, translating into MIENVLWIAVAFMLLGSIIPKTVKARRMLSAAGWVFFSMHWFYQPIHYMEIKDYFNVALVIAVGIVCLIIAYTMFKEYKENKIPLTDVTTMATSATALGCLFYFPFAQMEVLNIGIISQVTNTVFLTLQYINVPAELVAWNKISLNGYTVEIILACTAIESIALFIGLIASVNAPVKRLAAAFTVSVPVIYILNIIRDAFVIVAYGYQWFGPESFEIAHNTIAKIGSGIALFVVAYFVMRILPELVDLIEGVWFLVTGFVQKLFYKVVGNQ; encoded by the coding sequence ATGATTGAGAATGTTCTATGGATTGCAGTGGCTTTCATGCTGCTTGGATCAATAATTCCTAAAACGGTAAAGGCCCGCAGAATGTTGTCTGCGGCAGGATGGGTATTCTTTTCCATGCACTGGTTCTACCAGCCAATTCATTATATGGAAATAAAAGATTACTTCAACGTAGCCCTGGTAATAGCTGTAGGGATAGTCTGCCTGATCATAGCATACACCATGTTCAAAGAGTACAAGGAAAACAAAATACCTTTAACAGACGTAACAACAATGGCTACAAGTGCAACCGCCCTTGGTTGTTTATTCTATTTCCCGTTCGCACAAATGGAAGTACTCAATATTGGGATAATATCACAGGTCACTAATACTGTTTTTCTGACACTGCAATATATTAATGTCCCGGCAGAACTTGTAGCATGGAACAAAATCTCACTAAATGGATACACAGTAGAGATTATACTTGCCTGTACTGCAATTGAAAGCATAGCACTTTTCATAGGCCTGATAGCGTCAGTGAACGCACCTGTTAAAAGATTGGCAGCTGCATTCACAGTATCAGTACCCGTAATATACATATTAAATATAATAAGAGATGCTTTTGTAATCGTAGCCTATGGTTACCAGTGGTTCGGCCCTGAAAGTTTTGAGATCGCCCATAATACTATTGCAAAAATAGGATCTGGAATAGCCTTATTTGTGGTCGCTTACTTTGTCATGCGCATACTGCCCGAACTGGTAGACCTGATAGAAGGAGTCTGGTTTTTGGTTACCGGATTTGTTCAGAAGCTATTCTATAAAGTAGTAGGAAACCAGTAA
- a CDS encoding phosphatidylserine decarboxylase: MLAKGSFPWILTSITVSVVSFFAYLLYKIPYSEMIIVLGISVTIFFLFFFRDPEREIKEHDSHMLSPADGRIVDIRDRKICIFMNFQNVHVNRLPITGKIHTIEHKKGGYIPAFCKDSHRNERSHTLIETEHGLVEVIQIAGTVTRRIVSYVQEGDYMKQGQRFGMIRFGSRVDVTIPENFEILIKKGDRVFAGETVIARIK, from the coding sequence ATGCTTGCAAAAGGTTCTTTTCCCTGGATATTAACATCCATCACTGTAAGTGTGGTAAGCTTCTTTGCATACCTGCTATACAAAATACCATATTCCGAAATGATTATTGTACTTGGAATATCAGTAACAATATTTTTCTTATTCTTTTTCAGGGATCCTGAAAGAGAAATAAAGGAACACGACAGCCATATGCTTTCACCTGCCGATGGCAGAATTGTGGATATTAGAGATAGAAAAATCTGTATTTTCATGAACTTCCAGAATGTTCATGTAAACAGGTTGCCAATTACCGGAAAGATACACACCATCGAGCATAAAAAAGGTGGATATATTCCCGCTTTCTGCAAAGATTCACACCGCAACGAAAGGAGCCATACACTAATAGAAACAGAACATGGCCTCGTAGAAGTAATACAGATAGCGGGAACAGTTACACGTAGAATAGTCTCCTATGTTCAGGAAGGAGATTACATGAAGCAAGGTCAGCGTTTTGGAATGATACGTTTTGGTTCGAGGGTTGATGTTACGATTCCTGAAAACTTTGAAATACTAATAAAGAAAGGAGATCGTGTATTTGCCGGCGAAACGGTAATTGCCAGAATTAAATAA